A region of Triplophysa dalaica isolate WHDGS20190420 chromosome 20, ASM1584641v1, whole genome shotgun sequence DNA encodes the following proteins:
- the avpr2ab gene encoding vasopressin V2 receptor: protein MIMGSWEENLGQSNRSVLGLEGPSDISSSLFNLSSSYGGTGAFLWLFPSENVTWTTTRPTMQPVAPPRVRDQALARAEISVLGLVLALTALGNGFVLWVLLRRKKHHAPMHLFMINLCVADLVVALFQVLPQLVWDITERFQGPDALCRSVKYLQIVGMFASSYMIVAMTVDRHYAICCPLQAYRGGAPSRWNTSIVVAWGLALVLSLPQVFIFSRSEVAPGVFECWGHFAEPWGLKAYVTWMTVSVFILPALIITVCQVRIFREIHDNIYLKSERLVTAEFKKSSVFFSFAHREGCRGRVRDRTRQSRHSHHIDSGVSQARCSPSHSSSPPEDLQNLHSNYTQTPAWRNSICEPCLGPLPSSDSPSPSITPHLQDSPANNANHIPETVHSQSLAANSVGTISSANFSLAGQLNMSGASEMMLPDVLPDATAIPLHAEYSHPPPLPGVTKAMSKTVRMTLVIVLVYTICWSPFFIVQLWAAWDPNPPDQGAVFTILMLLASLNSCTNPWIYTAFSSSVSRELLGLLRCNTTLSPRRGSLPDDSTTTHTSTTTKDSNF from the exons ATGATCATGGGCTCCTGGGAAGAGAATTTGGGTCAGTCGAATCGTTCCGTGTTGGGGCTTGAAGGGCCATCAGACATATCCAGTTCCCTCTTCAATCTCAGCAGCAGTTATGGGGGCACAGGGGCTTTTCTCTGGCTCTTTCCATCAGAGAACGTAACATGGACCACCACAAGGCCGACGATGCAGCCTGTGGCCCCTCCACGAGTGCGGGACCAGGCCTTGGCCCGAGCTGAGATTAGCGTGCTGGGACTGGTGCTGGCCCTCACAGCTCTGGGTAACGGGTTTGTGTTGTGGGTACTGCTGCGCAGGAAGAAACATCATGCACCCATGCACCTTTTCATGATCAATCTTTGTGTGGCCGACCTCGTGGTGGCTTTATTTCAG GTTTTGCCACAGTTGGTGTGGGACATTACCGAACGCTTTCAGGGCCCCGACGCTCTGTGTCGCTCTGTGAAGTACTTACAGATTGTCGGGATGTTTGCGTCCTCCTACATGATTGTTGCTATGACTGTGGATAGGCACTATGCCATCTGCTGCCCCTTGCAGGCATATCGGGGAGGCGCGCCCTCTCGCTGGAACACATCCATTGTGGTCGCATGGGGCTTGGCTCTGGTTCTAAGTTTACCACAG GTTTTCATCTTCTCACGGTCAGAGGTGGCCCCTGGGGTGTTTGAATGCTGGGGTCATTTTGCTGAGCCATGGGGACTTAAAGCATACGTTACCTGGATGACTGTTTCTGTATTCATATTACCAGCTTTAATCATCACTGTCTGTCAG GTGCGCATTTTCAGGGAGATCCATGACAATATCTACCTGAAGTCGGAGCGGTTGGTGACAGCGGAATTTAAGAAGAGCTCCGTATTCTTCAGCTTTGCTCATCGGGAGGGTTGCAGGGGAAGGGTCAGAGATAGAACCAGACAAAGCAGACACAGCCATCACATTGACAGCGGTGTCAGCCAAGCACGATGCAGCCCATCTCATTCCTCTTCCCCTCCAGAAGACCTCCAAAACTTGCACAGTAACTACACTCAGACCCCAGCCTGGAGGAACTCTATCTGCGAGCCCTGCTTAGGACCACTCCCCTCTTCCGATAGCCCCTCCCCTTCCATCACACCCCACCTGCAAGACTCTCCTGCCAACAATGCCAACCACATCCCTGAAACCGTCCATTCTCAATCGTTGGCTGCCAATAGCGTGGGCACAATATCTAGTGCTAATTTTTCATTGGCTGGACAATTGAACATGTCTGGGGCTTCTGAGATGATGCTTCCGGATGTGCTTCCAGATGCTACGGCTATTCCTCTTCATGCTGAGTACTCGCATCCGCCACCTCTACCGGGTGTGACTAAAGCCATGTCCAAGACGGTCAGGATGACTCTTGTCATCGTACTGGTCTACACCATCTGCTGGTCTCCTTTCTTTATTGTTCAGTTATGGGCAGCATGGGACCCCAACCCACCTGATCAAG GTGCTGTCTTCACTATCCTGATGCTACTGGCCAGTCTGAATTCCTGCACTAACCCGTGGATCTACACAGCCTTCTCCAGCAGCGTATCACGTGAGCTGCTCGGCCTGCTGCGCTGCAACACCACGCTATCTCCACGCCGAGGTTCCCTGCCGGACGACTCCACCACCACGCACACGTCCACCACCACAAAGGACTCCAACTTCTGA